In Paenibacillus sp. G2S3, a single window of DNA contains:
- a CDS encoding adenylosuccinate synthase yields the protein MSTVVVVGTQWGDEGKGKITDFLAESADVVARYQGGNNAGHTILIDGEKFKLSLIPSGVFYKEKTCVIGNGMVINPAALIQEINYIHENGFDTKNLVISDRAHVIMPYHMVLDALEEDRKGPNKIGTTRKGIGPCYMDKAARNGIRIADLMDAEEFELRLRHLMEEKNQVITQVYGAEALDVEEILTQYLEYAEVLRNYVTDTSVILNEAIDADRKVLFEGAQGVMLDIDQGTYPFVTSSNPSAGGVCIGSGVGPSKIKQVIGVAKAYTTRVGDGPFPTELNDATGDYIRETGHEYGTVTGRARRVGWFDSVVVSHARRVSGITGLSLNSLDVLSGLETVKICTGYKYRGEVITHYPASLKMLAECEAVYEELPGWSEDITSAKTLDDLPANTRRYVERVSELTGIPIAIFSVGRNREQTNQVTPIYI from the coding sequence ATGTCAACGGTAGTCGTCGTGGGAACACAATGGGGAGACGAAGGTAAAGGGAAAATCACTGACTTTCTAGCGGAAAGTGCAGATGTGGTTGCCCGTTATCAAGGGGGCAATAATGCCGGTCACACGATTCTGATTGACGGTGAGAAGTTTAAGCTCAGCTTGATCCCTTCTGGTGTATTTTATAAAGAAAAGACTTGTGTAATTGGTAACGGGATGGTTATTAATCCAGCTGCCTTGATCCAAGAAATTAATTATATTCATGAGAACGGTTTTGATACTAAGAACTTAGTAATCAGCGACCGGGCTCATGTTATTATGCCATATCACATGGTACTGGATGCTCTGGAAGAAGACCGCAAGGGTCCAAACAAGATTGGTACAACACGTAAAGGTATCGGTCCATGTTACATGGATAAAGCTGCACGTAACGGTATCCGTATTGCTGATCTGATGGATGCTGAGGAATTCGAGTTGAGACTCCGTCACCTGATGGAAGAGAAGAACCAAGTGATTACTCAAGTATATGGCGCAGAAGCTCTTGATGTTGAAGAGATTCTGACTCAGTATCTGGAATACGCGGAAGTGTTGCGTAACTATGTGACTGATACTTCGGTCATTCTTAATGAAGCCATTGATGCAGACCGCAAAGTATTGTTTGAAGGTGCACAAGGGGTAATGCTTGATATCGATCAAGGTACGTATCCGTTTGTTACTTCTTCTAACCCTTCTGCAGGGGGCGTATGCATAGGTTCTGGTGTTGGACCTTCCAAGATTAAACAGGTTATCGGGGTTGCTAAAGCCTACACTACTCGTGTTGGAGATGGCCCATTCCCTACAGAACTGAACGATGCAACTGGTGATTATATCCGTGAAACAGGTCATGAATATGGCACTGTTACAGGACGTGCTCGTCGTGTAGGTTGGTTCGACAGTGTTGTTGTAAGTCACGCTCGTCGTGTAAGTGGAATCACAGGCTTGTCTCTTAACTCGCTGGATGTACTGAGCGGACTTGAGACTGTGAAGATCTGCACAGGCTACAAATACCGTGGTGAAGTAATCACGCATTACCCAGCTAGCCTTAAGATGCTGGCAGAGTGTGAAGCGGTATATGAGGAGCTACCAGGCTGGAGCGAAGATATTACTTCTGCAAAAACATTGGACGATCTGCCAGCAAATACACGTAGATATGTTGAGCGTGTGTCTGAGCTTACAGGAATTCCTATCGCTATTTTCTCAGTAGGCCGTAACCGTGAGCAGACAAATCAAGTAACGCCAATTTATATCTAA
- the opp4A gene encoding oligopeptide ABC transporter substrate-binding protein, whose product MNNKKICRLLLTLLVMATLLSACSRATSGNHSLSLQHNLAEEKPQAGGVVTYGFSSPFTGLFEPAFYEGEDDFHVLEFITEPMFQVNDELVTVPNIASWQESDDHKVFTFKIKPGIRWHNGDELTVEDWKFAIETIASPDYTGSHYYSVEMIQGAEAYHNGEAKGISGLKVIDPYTLKITVTAARVNTIDSLWPYPMNKKYYTGVAVKDMPESDQMRKSPIGIGPFEVEHIQPGERVEMKRFDQYYKGKALLDGVVYKVFDDKEVAQRFQTGEIDIESAPRDAYDDLNKLENVNILQTAELGYEYIGFKFGHWDTKTETIVMDNPKFEDKRLRQAMYYALDREGIIKAYSHGLAEPVETPISSTSWAKIPDTEINAYLYDPAKAKELLDEAGFLDLDGDGLREDPKGQKLMIHFDSMQGSQTAELRTNAILRNWRDVGLDVQLNGGALKEFHTFYDAVEADDPSIELFYGVWGLASDPDPTGLWRENDLWNYPRWSSERNEELIREGVSMKAYDMDYRKEIYYEWQKLVNEEVPMIFFAERKAIVPVNKRLQGVRVNSISTIIDPYKWWIKEEDEK is encoded by the coding sequence ATGAATAATAAGAAAATATGCAGGTTGTTGTTAACACTGCTCGTGATGGCGACCCTATTGTCAGCATGTAGTAGAGCAACTTCAGGCAATCATTCATTATCTTTACAACATAATTTGGCAGAGGAAAAGCCACAGGCTGGTGGAGTAGTTACCTACGGATTCTCCTCACCGTTTACTGGCTTGTTTGAGCCTGCTTTTTATGAAGGTGAAGATGATTTTCATGTGCTGGAGTTTATTACTGAGCCAATGTTTCAGGTAAATGATGAACTAGTGACGGTTCCTAATATCGCTTCTTGGCAGGAATCTGATGATCATAAAGTATTTACCTTTAAAATCAAACCGGGAATCCGTTGGCATAACGGTGATGAATTAACGGTAGAGGATTGGAAATTTGCGATTGAAACTATCGCTAGTCCAGATTATACGGGCTCGCATTATTATAGTGTTGAAATGATTCAGGGTGCTGAAGCTTATCATAATGGAGAAGCGAAGGGCATATCGGGCTTGAAGGTTATAGATCCCTATACTTTGAAAATAACAGTAACTGCTGCACGGGTAAACACTATCGATAGTCTGTGGCCTTATCCGATGAATAAAAAATACTATACTGGAGTCGCCGTTAAAGATATGCCCGAGAGTGACCAGATGCGAAAATCTCCTATTGGTATTGGCCCTTTTGAGGTTGAACATATTCAGCCTGGCGAGAGGGTAGAAATGAAACGTTTTGATCAATACTATAAGGGCAAGGCGCTATTGGATGGCGTAGTATATAAGGTATTTGACGACAAAGAAGTGGCTCAACGCTTTCAAACAGGAGAAATTGATATAGAGTCAGCCCCTCGGGATGCTTATGATGATCTAAATAAATTGGAGAATGTAAACATCCTGCAAACCGCTGAGCTAGGCTATGAATATATAGGTTTTAAATTCGGGCATTGGGATACGAAAACCGAGACCATCGTAATGGATAACCCTAAATTTGAAGACAAAAGATTACGACAAGCTATGTATTATGCCTTAGATCGTGAAGGAATCATAAAAGCATATTCCCACGGTCTAGCTGAGCCTGTAGAGACTCCAATATCTAGTACAAGCTGGGCGAAGATCCCTGATACTGAGATTAATGCTTATCTATATGATCCTGCTAAGGCCAAGGAACTGCTGGATGAGGCTGGTTTCTTAGATCTAGACGGTGATGGGTTACGGGAAGACCCAAAGGGCCAGAAGCTGATGATCCATTTTGATTCTATGCAAGGCAGTCAAACAGCAGAGCTACGTACCAATGCTATTTTAAGAAATTGGCGTGACGTTGGACTCGATGTACAGCTAAACGGTGGAGCATTAAAGGAATTCCACACCTTCTACGACGCAGTGGAAGCCGACGATCCTTCTATCGAATTATTTTACGGAGTGTGGGGGCTAGCGAGTGATCCTGATCCAACAGGTCTATGGAGAGAAAATGATCTATGGAATTATCCACGCTGGTCTTCAGAGCGCAATGAAGAGCTGATTCGTGAAGGCGTAAGTATGAAAGCATACGATATGGATTATCGTAAAGAAATATATTATGAGTGGCAGAAGCTGGTCAATGAAGAGGTACCTATGATCTTCTTTGCTGAACGTAAAGCCATTGTTCCAGTAAATAAGCGCCTGCAAGGCGTTCGTGTAAACTCTATAAGTACGATTATTGACCCATATAAATGGTGGATTAAGGAAGAGGACGAAAAATAA
- a CDS encoding LCP family protein translates to MKESKMKKIKKRYIALIVLVVIIAGGFLFRNSLAVLAFDLFLSDRVETKLKEESYQPLKDDNKVKPEPVVYKSDPFSIMLLGTDQRDNETARSDTMMYAVVRPEDYKILLISIPRDTYTEIIGHKDNKKDKITHAYAFGGQQMAKDSLEALLGHDIQYYATINFQGLKDAVDAIGGVPLPIKKDIVNKGKDHEKFTIEAGKSLYNGQEALNYTRYREDSDFNRTKRQQVFIDVVANKMLSISQIGNIPKLLDIMGDNFKTDIEPSMIISLAKKFMGGKGMDISSFTVMGEGKRMDGVYYDIVDEEDLSEAKAMIDNWMSAATPVDQLIEPGKASNALEPKSTAVTQ, encoded by the coding sequence ATGAAGGAATCAAAGATGAAAAAAATAAAGAAAAGATATATCGCCCTCATTGTTCTTGTTGTTATTATAGCGGGAGGATTTCTGTTCCGTAATTCTTTGGCTGTATTAGCTTTCGACCTCTTTTTGTCTGATCGGGTTGAAACTAAGCTGAAGGAAGAATCTTATCAGCCACTTAAGGATGATAACAAGGTTAAGCCAGAACCTGTTGTGTACAAAAGCGATCCGTTCTCAATTATGTTGCTAGGTACCGATCAACGCGATAATGAAACGGCACGTTCTGATACCATGATGTACGCTGTTGTTCGCCCGGAGGATTATAAGATCCTGCTTATTTCTATTCCGCGTGATACGTATACGGAAATTATAGGTCATAAGGATAATAAAAAGGATAAGATTACACATGCCTATGCTTTCGGAGGGCAACAGATGGCCAAGGATTCCCTAGAAGCGCTGCTCGGTCATGATATTCAATATTATGCCACCATTAACTTCCAAGGACTCAAGGATGCTGTAGATGCTATTGGAGGCGTTCCGCTGCCGATTAAGAAAGACATTGTGAACAAAGGTAAGGATCATGAAAAGTTTACAATTGAAGCTGGAAAGTCGCTTTATAACGGACAAGAAGCGCTGAACTATACGCGTTATCGTGAAGATAGTGATTTTAACCGTACCAAGCGTCAACAGGTTTTTATTGATGTCGTAGCGAATAAAATGTTATCCATCAGTCAAATTGGTAATATTCCGAAGTTGCTGGATATCATGGGAGATAATTTCAAAACTGATATAGAGCCTTCGATGATCATTAGTCTAGCCAAAAAATTCATGGGCGGAAAAGGCATGGATATCTCAAGCTTCACAGTTATGGGTGAAGGTAAACGTATGGATGGTGTTTATTACGATATCGTTGATGAAGAGGATTTGAGCGAAGCTAAGGCGATGATTGACAACTGGATGAGTGCAGCAACACCTGTAGATCAACTAATTGAGCCTGGAAAAGCAAGTAATGCACTTGAGCCTAAATCAACAGCCGTTACGCAATAA
- a CDS encoding DHH family phosphoesterase, giving the protein MPKFLQRRWHGYHTVWAFMLLLALIIIVSIYNWALGVVSLFLAGTLCFYMLKTEITFRRNLVEYINGLTFRIKRVEGEAVSMLPLGIILFSEDRTVEWNNRYAGDVFARKSLVGEPLQELLPDMQSFFTTNVTGKRDVLKEGALHDTRLELTVDERFYQAVIIPSERILYMYDITELVVLRERYEDEKLAIGIVMMDNLDESAQGMDDQQRTSLIAKVASEITEWSKQFDVYLRRLSSERYLMLLNHRSLQALEESRFVILDEIREMTADLKVPMTLSIGMAFGADSASELGALAQSSLDMALGRGGDQAAVKAGQRLSFYGGKSNAAEKRTRVRARVIAHALRDLMQESDRVLILGHRTPDIDAVGAAIGLLRAAQMYNVEASIVMETPNPSITNMMEQIRKDDELFKTFITPEQSIQVMTEHTLLIVVDTHKASMTMEPRLVQYASRIVVVDHHRRGEEFINDAVLVYLEPYASSTCELVTELLQYIHEKVKISPLDATMLLAGITVDTKHFALHTGSRTFEAAGFLRRNGADTVLIQRMLKEDLQEYISKAEIIKHARMIYDQIALVVTAPGMKIPQLLIAQTADTLLGMTNVVASFVISERPDGLISISARSLGRMNVQVVMEKMGGGGHLSNAAVQLEGTCKEAEARLLQVLAEIESKEGLFE; this is encoded by the coding sequence ATGCCTAAATTTCTGCAAAGACGCTGGCACGGCTATCATACCGTATGGGCGTTCATGCTGCTGTTGGCCCTTATTATAATTGTTAGTATTTATAACTGGGCTCTTGGGGTCGTTAGCCTGTTTCTGGCAGGTACATTATGCTTCTATATGCTGAAGACGGAGATTACGTTCCGCCGTAATCTGGTGGAATATATTAATGGATTAACTTTTCGTATTAAGCGAGTGGAGGGAGAAGCAGTTAGCATGCTCCCCCTCGGAATCATTCTGTTTAGCGAGGATCGAACAGTAGAATGGAATAACCGTTATGCCGGTGATGTCTTTGCTCGCAAGTCTTTAGTTGGGGAACCATTGCAGGAATTACTGCCGGATATGCAGTCTTTCTTTACGACGAATGTAACGGGAAAACGGGATGTCCTCAAAGAAGGTGCATTGCACGACACTCGTCTTGAGCTCACTGTGGATGAACGATTTTATCAAGCCGTCATTATTCCAAGTGAACGTATTCTTTACATGTATGACATTACTGAGCTTGTGGTGCTGCGTGAACGTTATGAAGATGAGAAGCTGGCGATCGGCATAGTGATGATGGATAATCTAGATGAATCCGCTCAAGGAATGGATGATCAACAGCGTACTTCTCTGATCGCTAAGGTAGCGAGTGAGATCACCGAATGGAGTAAACAGTTCGATGTTTATCTGCGTCGTCTCTCGTCGGAACGATATTTAATGCTACTTAATCATCGTAGCCTACAAGCACTGGAAGAAAGTCGATTCGTTATTCTTGATGAGATTAGGGAAATGACAGCCGATCTTAAAGTGCCCATGACACTGAGTATTGGCATGGCGTTTGGAGCGGACTCTGCAAGCGAGCTAGGCGCTCTAGCACAATCTAGTTTGGATATGGCGCTCGGCCGAGGCGGAGATCAGGCTGCTGTAAAAGCAGGCCAGAGGTTGTCTTTCTATGGTGGAAAGAGTAATGCTGCGGAGAAGCGTACACGAGTGCGTGCAAGAGTCATTGCGCATGCGCTGCGTGATCTGATGCAGGAGAGCGACCGTGTGCTGATCCTTGGCCACCGGACTCCAGATATCGATGCTGTCGGTGCTGCGATTGGCCTTCTGAGGGCCGCACAGATGTATAATGTAGAGGCTAGCATTGTGATGGAGACTCCTAATCCTTCCATAACGAACATGATGGAGCAGATTCGGAAGGATGATGAATTGTTTAAGACATTCATCACACCGGAGCAGTCCATACAAGTGATGACGGAGCATACACTGCTTATTGTTGTGGACACCCATAAGGCGTCTATGACAATGGAACCGCGGCTTGTGCAATATGCCAGTAGAATTGTGGTGGTGGATCATCATCGTAGAGGTGAAGAATTCATCAACGATGCTGTACTCGTCTATTTAGAGCCTTATGCTTCATCAACCTGTGAGCTGGTGACAGAGTTGCTTCAATATATCCATGAGAAGGTAAAGATTAGTCCGTTGGATGCTACAATGCTCTTAGCGGGAATTACTGTAGATACGAAGCACTTTGCACTGCATACGGGTTCGCGTACATTTGAAGCTGCAGGATTTCTGCGCCGAAATGGTGCAGATACCGTTCTTATTCAGCGTATGCTGAAGGAGGATTTACAGGAGTATATTTCAAAAGCTGAAATTATCAAACATGCGCGTATGATTTATGATCAAATTGCATTGGTAGTGACGGCACCAGGTATGAAGATTCCACAGCTACTTATCGCTCAGACTGCGGATACATTACTTGGGATGACGAACGTAGTCGCTTCATTTGTCATTAGCGAGCGACCAGACGGCCTGATAAGCATTAGTGCTCGATCACTTGGGCGTATGAATGTACAGGTTGTGATGGAAAAAATGGGTGGCGGTGGGCATCTATCGAACGCCGCGGTACAGCTAGAAGGGACATGTAAAGAAGCAGAAGCCAGACTGCTGCAGGTGCTGGCTGAAATCGAATCGAAAGAGGGTTTATTCGAATGA
- a CDS encoding D-alanyl-D-alanine carboxypeptidase family protein produces the protein MKRRIVVGTIAAVLVVVLIAVWRPTGLGFKPNIDAESAVLLDMDTGDIWVDINGDVPMPPASVSKLMTEMIVLDQISSGMIRWEDRVPISAYASTMGGASLSLKRGEFYSIRELFEGIAIYSANDATVALAEYISGSEASFVLMMNDKARSLGLSPNTIFTNTTGLSGKDLGFTAPNMHISGETMMTARDTAKLAAALIYHHPDILNISSRTQMHLKDKGLYVSNSNFMLPAMGGTYAYEGTDGLKTGHNNRAGYCIAGSAQRDGHRLIAVVMGAKTYESRFEGAAKLFDYGFFRGLQHGDKVKHMIHPLIIRN, from the coding sequence ATGAAGAGACGGATAGTAGTGGGGACAATTGCAGCTGTTTTAGTCGTTGTCTTGATTGCGGTGTGGAGGCCAACGGGGCTTGGGTTTAAACCGAATATTGACGCAGAATCAGCGGTGCTTCTAGATATGGATACTGGAGATATATGGGTGGATATAAACGGCGATGTACCCATGCCACCGGCCAGTGTATCTAAGTTAATGACAGAAATGATTGTGCTGGATCAGATCTCCTCTGGAATGATTAGATGGGAGGATAGAGTCCCAATTAGTGCTTATGCAAGTACAATGGGCGGCGCAAGTCTTTCATTGAAGCGGGGAGAATTCTATAGCATAAGAGAATTATTTGAAGGAATCGCTATATATTCTGCCAACGATGCTACTGTTGCTTTGGCTGAGTATATTTCTGGTTCAGAAGCCTCTTTTGTGCTAATGATGAACGACAAGGCGCGTAGTCTAGGCTTATCGCCCAATACAATATTTACTAATACAACAGGACTATCAGGTAAGGATCTTGGTTTCACTGCTCCGAATATGCATATCAGCGGTGAGACTATGATGACAGCTCGCGATACCGCTAAATTGGCTGCCGCACTAATCTATCATCATCCGGATATTCTCAATATTTCTAGCCGTACACAAATGCATTTGAAAGATAAGGGTCTATATGTAAGTAACAGCAATTTCATGCTTCCTGCTATGGGTGGTACTTATGCTTATGAGGGTACAGATGGTTTAAAGACTGGACACAATAACCGGGCCGGATATTGCATTGCAGGCTCGGCTCAGCGGGATGGTCATAGGCTTATTGCAGTCGTTATGGGGGCAAAAACCTATGAGAGCCGTTTTGAAGGGGCAGCCAAATTATTTGATTACGGATTTTTCCGCGGTTTACAACACGGAGATAAGGTTAAACATATGATACATCCGCTCATAATTAGGAACTAA
- the dnaB gene encoding replicative DNA helicase, whose amino-acid sequence MGGDLFFDRVPPQNLEAEQAVIGAVLLQDEALITAMERVNTEDFYDKAHQMIFEAMVQLGEESQPIDLVTLTSRLQDKGELEDIGGVSYLAKLAHAVPTAANVEYYAQIIEEKAMLRRLIRTATQIVSEGYTGGEDVADMLSDAERRILEISNRRSGSGFIAIRDVLMEVFDKVELLHQNKDKGGMSGIPTGFVDLDHMTNGFQRNDLIIVAARPSVGKTAFALNIAQNVAVRAKETVAIFSLEMSAPQLVQRMICAEANLDANTMRTGDFKSDDDWSKLTMGIQSLSEAEIYIDDTAGITVTDIRAKCRRLKKEKGLGMIVIDYLQLIQGRGKGGENRQQEVSDISRTLKQIARELDVPVIALSQLSRGVEQRQDKRPMMSDLRESGSIEQDADIVAFLYRDDYYNQDTEKKNIIEIIIAKQRNGPVGTVELVFLKNFNKFVNYERAHAEPFAG is encoded by the coding sequence ATGGGTGGAGATCTCTTTTTCGATCGGGTTCCCCCGCAGAATCTTGAGGCGGAGCAAGCGGTAATTGGTGCTGTTCTGTTGCAGGATGAAGCGCTCATTACTGCAATGGAACGGGTGAATACCGAAGACTTCTACGATAAAGCGCATCAAATGATTTTTGAGGCGATGGTGCAGCTCGGAGAAGAGAGCCAGCCGATTGATCTTGTTACGCTTACTTCTAGACTGCAGGACAAGGGAGAGCTCGAGGATATTGGTGGTGTTAGCTACCTAGCTAAGCTGGCGCATGCTGTGCCTACTGCGGCTAACGTAGAATACTACGCGCAGATTATTGAAGAAAAGGCTATGCTACGGCGTTTGATTCGTACAGCGACGCAGATCGTAAGCGAGGGTTACACCGGTGGCGAAGATGTAGCCGATATGCTGAGTGATGCTGAGCGGCGAATTCTTGAAATCTCTAACCGGCGCAGTGGTAGTGGATTTATTGCAATCCGCGATGTTTTGATGGAAGTATTTGATAAGGTTGAACTCCTTCATCAGAATAAAGATAAGGGCGGCATGTCCGGTATTCCAACGGGATTTGTGGATTTAGACCATATGACTAATGGATTCCAGCGCAATGATTTGATCATTGTTGCAGCCCGTCCTTCTGTAGGTAAGACAGCATTCGCGCTAAATATTGCTCAGAATGTGGCCGTACGTGCTAAAGAGACGGTTGCCATATTTAGTCTGGAAATGTCTGCGCCGCAGCTAGTACAGCGGATGATTTGTGCCGAAGCTAATCTGGATGCGAATACTATGCGTACCGGTGACTTCAAGAGTGATGATGATTGGTCGAAGCTGACTATGGGCATTCAGTCCCTATCGGAGGCGGAGATTTATATCGATGATACAGCTGGGATTACTGTAACGGATATTCGTGCGAAATGCCGGAGGCTCAAGAAGGAAAAGGGCCTGGGAATGATCGTCATTGACTACTTGCAGCTCATTCAGGGCCGAGGTAAAGGCGGGGAAAACCGTCAACAGGAAGTTTCGGATATATCCCGTACACTGAAGCAGATCGCTCGTGAATTGGACGTGCCGGTTATCGCCCTGTCGCAGCTTAGCCGGGGTGTGGAACAACGTCAGGATAAACGACCGATGATGAGTGACTTGCGTGAATCCGGTTCTATCGAGCAGGATGCCGACATTGTTGCGTTCCTGTATCGTGACGACTATTACAATCAGGACACTGAGAAGAAAAATATTATTGAAATTATTATAGCTAAACAGCGTAATGGTCCTGTAGGGACAGTAGAGCTTGTCTTTCTCAAAAATTTCAACAAGTTCGTTAACTACGAGCGAGCACATGCAGAACCATTTGCTGGGTAA
- a CDS encoding DUF2232 domain-containing protein, giving the protein MKFRWSSVAWSVAYLLLLLSLTTPLLIITTLFMIVPAVVLFTTLNTKQFVLHVLPVLLIVGLITPIYVLIAAYFLIPALVMGRWYKRHASAVSTVIAGTVTILGEFLLLLLLGTALFNFDLSSYVNDVLQMVNSPLSDLGTANPLFTDLGFTTEDVNKLSHMTVQMIPMTLIVSSFMIAVITHSIVRPILNSMNYAVPKMKPAREWRLSRSFIWYYLIGVVLQLFFSGSENNYILMISANLLPLLRIGFMIQAIGFFFFLAHERKWNKMAAILLAIPVILLPPLRIIGIIDLAFPLREYVTKSKR; this is encoded by the coding sequence TTGAAATTTCGCTGGTCATCTGTGGCTTGGAGCGTAGCATACTTACTTTTGCTGCTTAGTTTAACGACTCCATTGCTCATCATCACTACCCTGTTTATGATTGTTCCGGCAGTAGTGTTATTCACTACGCTGAACACCAAACAATTCGTTCTACACGTATTGCCGGTGTTGCTGATTGTTGGTCTGATTACACCTATTTATGTGCTGATAGCGGCGTATTTCTTAATACCTGCTCTGGTTATGGGGCGTTGGTATAAAAGACATGCCTCAGCAGTGTCCACCGTGATTGCAGGTACAGTTACAATTCTTGGAGAATTCCTGCTACTCCTATTACTCGGTACGGCGTTATTTAATTTTGATCTGTCTAGCTATGTGAACGATGTGCTGCAGATGGTTAACTCACCTCTGTCTGATCTTGGTACCGCTAATCCATTGTTTACTGACCTTGGGTTTACGACTGAGGATGTAAACAAGCTAAGTCATATGACGGTTCAAATGATCCCCATGACTCTAATCGTAAGTTCTTTCATGATAGCTGTCATTACGCATTCTATTGTTCGTCCGATTCTGAACAGTATGAATTATGCAGTGCCTAAGATGAAGCCTGCTCGTGAGTGGAGACTTTCTAGATCGTTTATTTGGTATTATTTGATTGGTGTGGTTCTTCAGCTCTTCTTCTCAGGATCGGAGAATAATTACATCCTCATGATTTCTGCCAATCTGCTGCCGTTGCTACGAATTGGCTTTATGATTCAGGCGATTGGATTTTTCTTCTTCCTGGCGCATGAACGCAAATGGAACAAGATGGCTGCCATTCTGCTAGCAATACCGGTCATTTTACTGCCGCCGCTACGCATTATTGGTATTATTGATCTTGCTTTCCCACTGCGGGAGTATGTGACGAAATCGAAACGATAG
- a CDS encoding MazG-like family protein — protein MPKDLDVAKRAKVIEWLKTEVIDQVSRLFKALWEGSTTRVGDSLASLIMSSYILGRRLGIPYRQLDDLLLEKLRKHKQEGHQLEEWYQDISALEEHMRKR, from the coding sequence GTGCCGAAGGATCTGGATGTTGCTAAACGCGCCAAGGTAATTGAATGGTTAAAAACAGAAGTGATTGACCAAGTTTCACGGTTATTTAAAGCGTTATGGGAGGGCAGTACTACCCGTGTGGGGGACAGCCTGGCTAGTTTGATTATGAGCTCTTATATTTTGGGCCGCAGACTAGGAATTCCCTATCGTCAATTAGATGACTTGCTACTGGAGAAGCTCAGAAAGCATAAGCAGGAAGGGCATCAACTGGAAGAATGGTATCAAGATATATCTGCTTTAGAAGAACATATGCGTAAGAGGTGA
- a CDS encoding CBS domain-containing protein — protein sequence MNIAFFLLPKQEVACVTIDSTLRQTLERMEYHRYTAVPILNRNGEYAGTVTEGDLLWYMKESEGKVTFENASKFLLKDLPLRMNNRPVSIDADMEDLINLAKVQNFVPVVDDMNRFIGIVRRSQVIEYCEKFVSKQSQESL from the coding sequence ATGAATATTGCATTTTTTTTACTTCCGAAACAGGAAGTGGCTTGCGTAACGATCGATTCAACGCTACGCCAAACGTTGGAGAGGATGGAGTATCACCGTTATACTGCTGTCCCTATTCTGAACCGAAATGGAGAATATGCAGGTACGGTTACAGAGGGTGATCTGCTATGGTATATGAAGGAATCCGAGGGCAAGGTTACTTTCGAGAACGCTTCAAAATTCTTACTTAAAGATTTGCCGTTAAGGATGAATAACAGACCTGTCTCGATTGATGCGGATATGGAAGATCTGATTAATTTGGCTAAGGTACAGAACTTTGTTCCTGTAGTCGATGATATGAACCGGTTTATTGGCATCGTGCGCCGTAGTCAAGTCATAGAATATTGTGAGAAATTTGTATCAAAACAATCACAAGAGTCATTATAG
- the rplI gene encoding 50S ribosomal protein L9, translated as MKVIFIKDVKGQGKKGQVKEVSEGYASNFLLPRGLVRPATEGNVKTLENQAAAEQRRKDNEKEEAQQLGKKIDELTLTMKAKAGEGGRLFGAITSKQIAETLASTQSISIDKRKIELGEPIRHLGVFQVSIKLHTEVKATLKVQVTEE; from the coding sequence ATGAAGGTCATTTTCATAAAAGATGTTAAGGGTCAAGGTAAAAAAGGTCAGGTTAAAGAGGTATCCGAAGGTTATGCTTCGAACTTCCTATTACCACGTGGATTAGTTCGTCCGGCAACGGAAGGCAATGTGAAGACGCTTGAGAATCAAGCAGCTGCTGAACAACGCCGTAAAGATAACGAAAAAGAAGAAGCTCAGCAACTGGGCAAGAAGATAGATGAGCTTACACTGACTATGAAAGCAAAAGCAGGTGAAGGCGGCCGTCTATTCGGCGCAATCACGAGCAAACAAATTGCTGAAACGCTAGCTTCCACTCAAAGCATTTCCATCGATAAGCGCAAGATTGAGCTAGGAGAACCGATTCGCCATTTGGGAGTGTTTCAAGTAAGTATAAAATTACACACTGAAGTAAAGGCTACCCTTAAGGTTCAGGTAACGGAGGAGTAA